The Winogradskyella schleiferi genome has a window encoding:
- a CDS encoding carbonic anhydrase family protein translates to MKAHTKETQSTMTPEKSLQFLKEGNQRFQDNLKANRNLLEQVNDTSDGQFPFATILSCIDSRVSAELVFDQGLGDIFSVRIAGNFVNEDILGSMEFACKLAGTKLIVVLGHTSCGAVKGACDHAEMGNLTKLIEKITPAVNAVTEPKDESLRTSKNLGFVDEVSKKNVELTMERIHAESPILTEMEKNGEIKIVGAMYNVNTGAVEFY, encoded by the coding sequence ATGAAAGCACATACAAAAGAGACGCAGTCTACAATGACACCAGAAAAGTCCTTACAATTTTTAAAAGAAGGTAACCAAAGATTTCAAGATAATTTGAAGGCCAACCGTAATCTTTTAGAACAAGTAAATGATACAAGCGATGGTCAGTTCCCATTTGCAACCATTTTGAGTTGTATAGATTCAAGAGTGTCTGCTGAATTGGTTTTTGATCAAGGGTTGGGCGATATTTTTAGTGTAAGAATTGCTGGAAACTTTGTGAATGAAGATATATTAGGTAGTATGGAGTTTGCTTGTAAATTGGCAGGAACAAAACTAATCGTTGTGCTAGGTCACACAAGCTGTGGAGCAGTCAAAGGCGCATGCGATCATGCAGAAATGGGTAATCTAACCAAATTAATAGAAAAAATCACACCTGCAGTAAATGCAGTAACAGAACCTAAAGACGAGAGCTTAAGAACATCTAAAAACTTGGGTTTTGTTGATGAAGTCTCTAAAAAGAACGTAGAGTTAACAATGGAGAGAATTCATGCTGAAAGTCCAATCTTAACTGAAATGGAGAAAAACGGTGAAATTAAGATTGTTGGCGCCATGTACAATGTTAATACAGGTGCTGTTGAATTTTACTAA
- a CDS encoding DUF2490 domain-containing protein translates to MATLIIALVLPFFAVGQNSNLGNWLIYIGNKKLNSKWNIHNEVQYRNYNAVGDLEQLLLRTGVGYNLTENNNNLLLGYGYILSENFVGNTDEKISINEHRIFQQFTTKQKVGKVGLSHRYRFEQRFVEDDFKMRFRYFLGINIPLQYKEGAKNPLYLSAYNEIFLNTESSIFDRNRVYGGLGYKFSDNLKMELGYMNQYFETSGRDQINIIAFVNF, encoded by the coding sequence ATGGCAACACTAATCATTGCGTTAGTGTTGCCTTTTTTTGCAGTGGGTCAAAATAGTAATTTAGGAAACTGGTTAATTTACATTGGTAATAAAAAATTGAATTCTAAATGGAATATCCATAACGAAGTTCAGTATAGAAATTACAATGCTGTTGGAGATTTAGAGCAGTTGCTCTTAAGAACAGGTGTTGGCTATAACTTAACAGAAAACAACAATAATCTGTTGCTGGGTTATGGTTATATTTTATCTGAAAATTTTGTTGGTAATACAGACGAAAAAATTTCCATAAACGAACATAGAATTTTTCAACAGTTTACGACAAAACAGAAGGTTGGAAAAGTTGGTTTAAGTCATCGCTACCGTTTTGAACAGCGTTTTGTTGAAGATGACTTTAAAATGCGATTTAGGTATTTTTTGGGAATCAATATTCCACTTCAGTATAAGGAAGGCGCAAAAAATCCATTATATCTTTCTGCCTATAACGAGATATTTTTAAACACAGAATCTTCCATCTTCGACAGAAATAGAGTTTATGGTGGTTTGGGCTATAAGTTTTCAGATAATTTGAAAATGGAATTAGGCTACATGAATCAGTATTTTGAAACTTCTGGAAGAGACCAAATAAATATTATAGCATTTGTAAATTTCTGA
- a CDS encoding vWA domain-containing protein — protein sequence MLENIQFLNIEFFWLLLLLPIAIVWYVFKHSKQTAELKMSTIKGFKNTSSFWSKFKHVLFALRLIALALLITALARPRTVDVSTKTKTTSGIDIVMAIDVSASMLAKDLRPNRLDALKEVAADFIDGRPNDRIGLVEYAGEAYTKTPITSDKSIVQRSLRDIKYNNIIEGGTAIGMGLATSVNRLKDSRAKSKVIILLTDGVNNSGFIDPKIASELAVEYGIKVYTIGLGTNGMALSPIGMNPNGTFRYGRIQVEIDEALLKEIAAETGGQYFRATNNDKLAKIYEEINKLEKTEIEETKYYNYDEKYRPLVLLAGLLLLIELLLRNTIFRSFV from the coding sequence ATGTTAGAGAATATACAATTTTTAAACATAGAATTTTTCTGGCTGTTATTGCTTTTGCCAATAGCCATAGTTTGGTATGTCTTTAAGCACAGCAAACAAACGGCTGAGTTAAAAATGTCTACTATTAAAGGCTTTAAGAATACATCGTCTTTTTGGTCAAAATTTAAACATGTACTTTTTGCATTACGATTAATAGCTTTAGCCCTTTTAATTACTGCATTGGCAAGACCAAGAACTGTGGATGTGTCTACCAAGACCAAAACCACAAGCGGAATAGATATTGTGATGGCAATCGATGTTTCGGCAAGTATGTTGGCAAAAGATTTACGTCCTAATCGCCTGGATGCTTTAAAAGAAGTGGCTGCGGATTTTATAGACGGAAGACCTAATGACCGAATCGGTTTGGTGGAGTATGCAGGAGAGGCTTATACCAAAACACCGATTACGAGCGATAAATCTATAGTGCAACGGTCACTTAGAGATATAAAGTATAACAATATTATTGAAGGCGGAACAGCGATTGGTATGGGATTGGCAACCTCAGTAAACCGATTGAAAGACAGCAGAGCCAAAAGTAAAGTGATTATTTTATTAACGGATGGTGTAAACAATTCTGGATTCATAGATCCAAAAATCGCTAGTGAATTGGCAGTAGAATATGGCATTAAAGTTTATACGATTGGATTGGGAACCAACGGCATGGCGTTGTCGCCAATAGGAATGAATCCTAATGGAACTTTTAGATATGGTCGAATTCAAGTGGAAATAGATGAAGCGCTATTAAAAGAAATTGCCGCAGAGACTGGTGGGCAATATTTCAGAGCTACAAATAACGATAAGCTGGCTAAAATCTATGAGGAAATCAATAAACTTGAAAAAACCGAAATTGAAGAAACCAAATACTACAATTACGACGAAAAATACCGACCACTAGTTTTATTGGCTGGATTGTTGCTATTGATTGAATTATTATTAAGAAACACAATATTTAGAAGCTTTGTTTAG
- a CDS encoding tetratricopeptide repeat protein, which produces MINNLDNMRAITILLLCCLSFIGFSQNDKTFNEANTLYNDGKYAEAIDKYKSILESNQHSSELYFNLGNANYKLNNIAPSIYYYEKALMLEPNDNDIQNNLAFAQNMTIDAIDKVPVVGFSRLINNIVHTFSTDTWAKIAVGGVLLFVIIFLAYHFSYATSKKRIAFVTSIVSLFIACFAVAMAFQKQSLNRRDNPAIVFAQESRVKTDPNPTSEEVFRLHEGTKVQVLETYEDWNEIQLADNSKGWIPSKDIRVLKDF; this is translated from the coding sequence TTGATAAACAACTTAGATAATATGAGAGCCATTACCATCTTACTTTTATGTTGTTTGAGCTTCATTGGTTTTTCGCAAAATGATAAAACTTTCAACGAAGCAAATACTTTATATAACGACGGAAAATATGCTGAAGCTATTGATAAATATAAATCTATTTTAGAATCTAATCAACATTCTTCAGAATTGTATTTCAATTTAGGAAATGCCAATTATAAGCTCAACAATATTGCACCTAGCATATATTATTACGAAAAAGCATTGATGTTGGAACCTAATGATAACGACATACAAAACAATCTAGCTTTTGCGCAGAACATGACGATTGACGCCATTGATAAAGTTCCGGTTGTAGGTTTTTCGCGACTTATAAATAATATAGTTCATACGTTTAGTACAGATACTTGGGCAAAAATTGCGGTTGGAGGTGTACTTTTATTTGTGATCATCTTTTTGGCCTATCATTTTTCATATGCGACATCAAAAAAGCGAATTGCCTTTGTGACTAGTATCGTAAGTCTATTTATAGCTTGTTTTGCTGTGGCTATGGCATTTCAAAAGCAAAGTTTAAATAGAAGAGATAATCCAGCGATAGTTTTTGCTCAAGAAAGCAGAGTAAAAACAGATCCTAATCCTACTAGTGAAGAAGTTTTTAGGCTGCATGAAGGCACCAAAGTTCAAGTATTGGAAACTTACGAGGACTGGAATGAGATTCAGTTGGCGGATAATTCCAAAGGTTGGATTCCTTCCAAAGACATTAGAGTGTTAAAGGATTTTTAG
- a CDS encoding universal stress protein codes for MENFKYKILVLSDLNKSASTTLKSSVSLANMINAKIELFHVKEHIDIINTDNQLSAMRILNEEKNNTKKEIEALVNPVSKTYNRTIDYNFSFGNIKDEISDYIKTSKPDIIVLGQRDSPPFQLIGDSITRFVLKKFNGVIMISSNENALVPNEKMSLGLLNGSNSIFDNEFSKDLITHTTAPLKSFKIINSQKERDDNASINGEKLVEYVFEQNDSAMTTLSSYLIKNKINLLYVDRAKNKTTNSTQTPLKEVVSKLNVSLLVSRA; via the coding sequence ATGGAAAATTTTAAATATAAAATACTTGTACTTTCAGATTTGAATAAAAGCGCAAGCACAACCTTAAAAAGCAGTGTGAGTTTAGCTAACATGATAAATGCAAAAATTGAATTATTTCATGTAAAGGAGCACATAGACATCATCAATACAGATAATCAATTATCTGCAATGCGTATTTTAAATGAAGAAAAAAATAACACTAAAAAGGAGATAGAAGCTTTAGTAAACCCTGTTTCTAAAACGTATAATAGGACGATTGATTATAATTTTTCATTTGGAAACATCAAGGACGAAATTAGTGATTACATTAAAACATCTAAACCAGATATTATTGTTTTAGGTCAGCGTGATTCACCGCCTTTCCAACTTATTGGAGACAGCATTACACGCTTTGTGTTGAAAAAGTTTAACGGCGTTATAATGATTTCTTCAAACGAAAACGCGTTGGTACCAAATGAAAAAATGAGCTTAGGCCTATTAAATGGTTCTAATAGCATTTTTGACAATGAGTTTTCTAAAGATTTAATAACGCATACAACGGCACCATTAAAATCTTTTAAAATTATAAACAGTCAAAAAGAGAGAGACGATAATGCTAGCATCAATGGAGAAAAATTGGTAGAATATGTTTTTGAACAAAATGATAGCGCTATGACAACGCTTTCTTCGTACCTTATAAAAAACAAGATTAATTTATTATATGTAGATAGAGCTAAGAATAAAACAACTAACTCCACACAAACACCATTAAAGGAAGTGGTAAGCAAGTTGAATGTTTCGCTATTAGTTTCTAGAGCATAA
- a CDS encoding vWA domain-containing protein: MFRLDEKIWFWTLLVIPVIILLFVILQIWRRSAQKKFADSALLKRLSPNQSLFKSILKVFVLCGAFACLSLALVNPKIGTKLETVRSEGVDVVFAIDVSKSMLAEDIAPNRLEKSQQLVTQIINSLVSDRVGIIAYAGKAFPQLPITTDYASAKMFLQNMNTDMLSSQGTAISEAIQLSKTYFDNEDQANRVLIIISDGEDHDGEALDVAEEAAEQGIRILTVGVGDLKGGPIPIKRNGVILNYKKDNQGETVITRLDETTLKEIAAEANGVYINGRNTSDVVNTIKDELDKMDKQEFESKQIADFKDQFQWFLAFGILLLFIDIFFLERKTAWLKKLNLFNENF, translated from the coding sequence TTGTTTAGACTCGATGAAAAAATATGGTTTTGGACATTACTGGTAATTCCAGTAATTATTTTGCTGTTTGTAATACTTCAGATTTGGAGACGTTCTGCACAGAAAAAATTTGCTGATTCTGCCTTGTTAAAGCGTTTGAGTCCCAATCAATCATTATTTAAAAGTATATTAAAGGTATTTGTGCTTTGTGGTGCATTTGCTTGTTTGTCATTGGCTTTGGTCAATCCAAAAATTGGCACGAAATTGGAGACTGTACGCAGTGAAGGTGTGGATGTAGTATTTGCCATCGACGTCTCTAAAAGTATGTTGGCAGAAGATATTGCGCCAAATCGACTAGAAAAATCGCAGCAATTGGTCACGCAGATAATTAATAGTTTAGTGAGTGATCGTGTTGGAATTATTGCGTATGCAGGCAAAGCATTTCCACAATTGCCTATCACCACAGATTATGCTTCGGCAAAAATGTTTTTACAAAATATGAATACAGATATGTTGTCTTCACAAGGAACAGCAATCAGCGAAGCGATTCAATTGTCTAAAACGTATTTTGACAATGAAGATCAAGCTAATCGTGTTTTAATTATCATTTCTGACGGAGAAGATCATGATGGTGAAGCACTCGATGTTGCCGAGGAAGCTGCAGAGCAAGGCATAAGAATATTGACTGTTGGCGTTGGGGATTTGAAAGGTGGACCAATCCCGATAAAACGAAATGGAGTCATTCTTAATTATAAGAAAGACAACCAAGGCGAAACAGTAATAACGCGTTTGGACGAAACCACACTTAAGGAAATTGCGGCAGAAGCGAATGGTGTTTACATCAATGGGAGAAATACATCTGACGTTGTAAATACCATTAAAGACGAATTGGATAAAATGGATAAACAGGAATTTGAGTCGAAGCAAATTGCGGATTTTAAGGACCAATTCCAGTGGTTCTTGGCTTTCGGAATTTTGTTGTTATTTATCGATATCTTCTTTTTGGAACGAAAAACGGCTTGGTTGAAGAAGCTTAACTTGTTCAATGAGAATTTTTAG
- a CDS encoding SulP family inorganic anion transporter translates to MFKNLKNDLPASVVVFFVALPLCLGIALASGAPLFSGLIAGIIGGIVVGSLSGSKIGVSGPAAGLAAIVLTAIGTLGGYENFLVAVVLGGIIQLLFGILKAGIIGYYFPSSVIKGMLTGIGIIIILKQIPHFFGYDGEPEGSDSFTWTSGENTFSAIWNVFDNLILGSMVVGFVSLGILLLWSNVLAKKGKIFEIIQGPLVAVVVGIIFYIVTQSNETLAIAESHLVSVPVPDDFDSFIGQFSFPNFAVITNPEVWIVAFTIALVASLETLLCVEATDKLDPDKNVTPTNRELLAQGTGNIISGLIGGLPITQVIVRSSANIQSGGKTKMSAIIHGFFLLISVILIPTLLNKIPLSVLAAILLIVGYKLAKPALFKKMYKLGWKQSVPFFVTVLGIVFTDLLVGIGLGLAVGIVVILLKSYQNSHFLHIEDKSNGKHRIKMELAEEVTFFNKGAILKELDSLPRDTYLEFDVTKTRYLDYDIVEILEDFAFKAKERNIDIKLISKRGIVENPPSFIEFFQLRPKSSISLS, encoded by the coding sequence ATGTTTAAAAATTTAAAAAACGACTTGCCTGCAAGTGTCGTTGTATTTTTTGTGGCATTACCTTTATGTTTAGGTATTGCTTTAGCCAGTGGAGCACCTCTTTTCTCTGGATTAATTGCTGGAATTATTGGAGGAATTGTAGTCGGGTCTTTAAGTGGATCTAAAATAGGTGTTAGCGGACCAGCCGCAGGTTTAGCAGCAATTGTACTTACGGCCATTGGTACCTTGGGAGGTTATGAAAACTTTTTGGTTGCCGTGGTTTTGGGCGGGATTATTCAATTACTTTTTGGGATTCTAAAAGCTGGAATTATTGGGTATTATTTTCCGTCTTCAGTAATAAAAGGGATGCTTACAGGTATCGGAATTATAATTATTCTTAAACAAATACCGCATTTCTTTGGGTATGATGGAGAGCCAGAGGGTTCGGATAGTTTTACATGGACGTCCGGAGAAAATACATTTTCAGCTATATGGAATGTTTTTGATAACCTCATACTAGGTTCTATGGTTGTTGGCTTTGTATCATTAGGCATTTTATTGTTATGGAGCAATGTATTAGCCAAAAAAGGAAAGATTTTCGAGATTATACAAGGGCCTTTGGTCGCTGTAGTGGTTGGTATAATTTTTTACATAGTCACGCAGTCAAATGAGACGCTTGCTATTGCGGAATCGCATTTGGTTAGTGTGCCGGTTCCAGATGATTTCGATTCTTTTATAGGTCAATTCAGTTTTCCTAATTTTGCAGTCATTACAAATCCAGAAGTGTGGATTGTAGCTTTTACTATTGCCCTAGTAGCAAGTTTGGAAACCTTACTATGTGTAGAAGCAACGGATAAATTAGACCCTGACAAGAATGTAACACCTACAAATAGAGAATTATTAGCCCAAGGTACTGGTAACATTATATCAGGCTTGATAGGCGGTCTGCCTATAACGCAAGTAATCGTAAGAAGTTCTGCTAATATTCAATCTGGTGGAAAGACCAAAATGTCTGCAATTATTCATGGATTCTTTTTACTGATTTCAGTGATTTTAATTCCTACGTTACTTAATAAGATTCCATTATCAGTTTTAGCGGCTATTTTACTAATTGTGGGCTATAAATTGGCAAAGCCTGCTCTATTCAAGAAAATGTATAAGTTAGGTTGGAAACAATCCGTTCCGTTTTTTGTTACTGTATTGGGTATTGTATTTACAGATTTATTGGTAGGTATTGGTCTAGGTTTAGCAGTAGGTATTGTTGTTATCTTATTAAAGAGCTACCAAAACTCTCACTTCCTTCATATTGAAGATAAGAGTAATGGAAAACATAGAATTAAAATGGAACTTGCTGAAGAAGTCACTTTCTTTAATAAAGGTGCTATTTTAAAAGAATTAGATAGTTTACCAAGAGACACATATTTGGAATTTGATGTTACCAAAACCCGATATCTGGATTATGATATTGTTGAAATTCTCGAAGATTTTGCCTTCAAGGCCAAAGAGAGAAACATTGATATCAAGTTAATTTCAAAAAGAGGTATTGTTGAAAATCCACCAAGTTTTATTGAGTTTTTCCAATTACGACCAAAATCAAGTATAAGCTTAAGTTAG
- a CDS encoding tetratricopeptide repeat protein, whose translation MKIYITFIALLVGSFGFSQDLDEAQLKADKNATDLVHQANELVGEDNYIEAEMAYRKAISEAPSKAVGAYNLAHSYYKKGSFDEALFRSQEAAKNATSKDEKHRAFHNMGNILMENKACKEAVEAYKNALRSNPSDEETRYNFALAKECAEQQKQDGGGEDDKKDDNKDEEQNKEDEQKKDDQNKDDKENKDNEDKKDEGDQDKKDGDKDKDEDGKPKDDKKDEGKGDEDKKDENQKPKPQPGQMSPQQIKNILEAMQNQEQKVQEKMNAEKQKGAKVKTEKDW comes from the coding sequence ATGAAAATATATATCACATTCATCGCACTTTTAGTAGGAAGTTTTGGCTTTTCCCAAGATTTGGATGAAGCACAACTAAAAGCAGATAAAAACGCCACTGATCTTGTTCATCAGGCCAATGAGTTAGTTGGAGAAGATAATTATATCGAAGCTGAAATGGCATACAGAAAAGCCATTTCTGAAGCGCCAAGTAAAGCCGTGGGCGCTTATAATTTAGCCCATTCCTATTATAAGAAAGGCAGTTTTGATGAAGCTTTATTTAGAAGTCAAGAAGCGGCTAAGAACGCCACTTCTAAAGATGAGAAACACCGCGCATTTCATAATATGGGTAATATTTTAATGGAAAATAAGGCGTGCAAAGAAGCTGTTGAAGCCTATAAAAATGCTTTAAGAAGTAATCCAAGTGACGAGGAAACCCGTTACAATTTCGCCTTAGCCAAAGAATGTGCCGAACAGCAAAAGCAAGATGGTGGTGGCGAAGATGATAAAAAGGACGACAACAAAGACGAAGAACAGAATAAGGAAGACGAGCAAAAGAAAGACGACCAAAACAAAGACGATAAAGAAAATAAGGATAACGAGGACAAAAAAGACGAAGGGGACCAAGATAAAAAGGATGGCGACAAGGATAAGGATGAAGATGGAAAACCAAAAGACGATAAAAAGGATGAAGGTAAAGGCGATGAAGATAAGAAAGACGAAAACCAGAAACCAAAACCACAACCTGGACAAATGTCGCCTCAGCAAATAAAAAATATTTTGGAGGCCATGCAAAACCAAGAACAGAAAGTGCAGGAAAAAATGAATGCTGAAAAGCAAAAAGGCGCTAAGGTAAAGACCGAGAAGGACTGGTAA
- a CDS encoding BatD family protein: MNSIIKNISILFLILATSIASAQVKFEAKVSKKKLGVNERLRIDFEMNQDGDNFVPPSFKDFDVVGGPNTSVSNYSRNGKRSFNKTYSYFLAPKQRGKFTIKQATIEIDGETYKTFPITIEVTAAVDKPNGETAASDVAAKNVHLIAEVSKSDPYLNEAITVVYKLYVSLETTVSGWQEKDKPRYNDFWSQNIEVKGFNVLNGEYNGEEYRYVVLKKTVLYPQKTGALKLEPLVLDVNVEVPSNRRDIFGRRLMTKVPQVVTAGSRTINVKPLPEQGKPSDFKGAVGDFSFKVNTSKTQLNATESLQAKLEVKGKGNLKLFELPKLTVPSSLEVYEPEHQENVRTNLSGMQGGISDTYTIVPQYRGKYPVPSISFSYFDPETESYKRITSEEIVIDVLEGPMASNTNTEITTPNTKQSVNPDTNTFAFIKTTANWSSIKTEPFFQSTGFWSLVLLPFLAIPLAIVVRRKKDERDADVQGNRIRKADRLAKKYLSEAKKTMGKKESFYLALEKALHNYLKAKLNIETSDFNKEKIESLLIERHVEPDVVSDFISILENCELARYTPITQVTMQNDYDKAAKTISLIDKQLR, encoded by the coding sequence ATGAATTCAATAATAAAAAACATATCAATATTATTCCTAATACTTGCTACAAGTATCGCTTCCGCACAGGTAAAATTTGAAGCCAAAGTCAGCAAGAAAAAATTAGGAGTTAACGAGCGCTTGCGTATCGATTTTGAAATGAACCAAGATGGTGACAATTTTGTGCCACCAAGTTTTAAGGATTTTGATGTGGTTGGTGGTCCCAATACCTCTGTTAGTAATTATTCCAGAAACGGAAAACGTTCGTTCAATAAAACTTATAGCTATTTTTTAGCACCAAAACAACGCGGCAAATTCACCATTAAGCAAGCCACAATAGAAATTGATGGTGAGACTTACAAGACGTTTCCGATAACTATTGAGGTTACCGCAGCCGTTGACAAACCCAATGGAGAAACAGCAGCGTCGGATGTCGCTGCTAAAAACGTACATCTCATTGCTGAGGTAAGCAAAAGTGACCCTTACCTCAATGAAGCGATTACAGTAGTTTATAAACTTTATGTGTCTTTAGAAACTACGGTTAGTGGTTGGCAGGAAAAAGATAAGCCTAGATATAATGATTTTTGGAGTCAGAATATTGAAGTTAAAGGTTTCAATGTACTGAATGGCGAATATAATGGAGAAGAGTATCGGTATGTAGTTCTAAAAAAAACAGTGCTTTATCCTCAGAAAACAGGTGCTTTAAAACTAGAACCACTAGTATTGGATGTTAATGTGGAAGTGCCATCAAACCGACGCGATATTTTCGGTAGACGACTAATGACTAAGGTGCCACAAGTGGTTACTGCTGGTAGTAGAACAATTAATGTGAAGCCTCTACCAGAGCAAGGAAAACCTTCTGACTTTAAAGGTGCTGTTGGTGATTTCTCCTTTAAAGTGAACACAAGTAAAACGCAATTGAATGCTACAGAATCCCTTCAGGCTAAACTAGAAGTTAAAGGAAAAGGGAATTTAAAATTATTCGAATTGCCAAAATTAACCGTTCCGAGTTCATTAGAGGTTTATGAACCTGAACATCAAGAAAATGTTCGAACCAATTTAAGCGGAATGCAAGGTGGCATTTCAGATACTTACACTATTGTACCGCAGTATAGAGGAAAATATCCTGTGCCAAGTATTTCGTTTTCATATTTTGATCCCGAGACTGAAAGTTATAAGCGTATCACTTCAGAAGAAATCGTAATTGATGTTTTGGAAGGGCCAATGGCTTCAAATACCAATACTGAAATCACAACACCAAACACAAAACAAAGTGTTAATCCTGATACCAATACATTCGCTTTTATAAAAACAACAGCGAATTGGTCATCTATAAAAACGGAGCCCTTCTTTCAGTCCACAGGATTCTGGTCGTTGGTTTTGTTACCATTTTTAGCGATTCCTTTAGCCATTGTGGTCAGACGTAAAAAAGACGAACGCGATGCAGACGTTCAAGGCAATCGCATTAGAAAAGCAGATCGTTTAGCTAAAAAGTATTTAAGTGAAGCTAAAAAAACGATGGGAAAAAAAGAGTCGTTTTATTTGGCTTTGGAAAAAGCACTTCATAACTATTTAAAAGCCAAATTGAATATTGAAACTAGTGATTTTAATAAAGAAAAAATAGAAAGCCTATTAATAGAACGACATGTTGAACCTGATGTAGTTTCAGATTTCATTTCAATTTTAGAAAATTGTGAATTAGCACGTTATACTCCAATTACACAAGTGACCATGCAGAATGATTATGATAAAGCAGCAAAAACAATTTCATTAATTGATAAACAACTTAGATAA